Proteins encoded in a region of the Gallalistipes aquisgranensis genome:
- a CDS encoding TonB-dependent receptor plug domain-containing protein translates to MKKTAFLPLLCLAASAVCASVPEPTADSLRTLTISVVNKRGKTVKNTAAFGLLTSDSTRRMFPLHGRTELKCTGTDTLYLVCSGLFGALPLEGLDSARIVLSGKQLRAGSTKGRTINIGYEQIPEYLNVLPANRLDPDQDLSVSGYTDLASYLKGRIAGVDVVGEDGNYEIRIRGTNSFMLSTGALIVVDGQVFDDFDTVNRLVNISDIRTVEVLKDGAIYGSRGANGVVIITTKSSRP, encoded by the coding sequence ATGAAAAAGACCGCGTTTCTCCCATTACTCTGCTTGGCCGCTTCCGCGGTTTGCGCTTCCGTTCCCGAGCCGACCGCCGATTCCCTGCGTACGCTCACGATCTCCGTAGTAAACAAGCGGGGCAAAACAGTAAAGAATACGGCCGCTTTCGGACTGCTGACCAGCGATTCGACCCGCCGAATGTTTCCGTTGCACGGCAGAACGGAACTGAAATGTACCGGTACTGACACGCTTTACCTGGTCTGCTCCGGTCTGTTCGGAGCCCTTCCGCTGGAGGGATTGGATTCGGCCCGTATCGTTCTCTCCGGCAAACAGCTTCGCGCAGGTTCGACCAAAGGCCGTACGATCAATATCGGCTATGAACAAATTCCGGAATACCTGAACGTTCTCCCCGCCAACCGGCTCGATCCGGACCAAGACCTTTCAGTCTCCGGATATACCGATTTGGCATCGTATCTCAAAGGCAGAATCGCCGGCGTGGACGTAGTGGGGGAGGACGGCAATTACGAAATCCGAATCCGCGGCACCAATTCATTCATGCTCAGCACGGGAGCCCTCATCGTGGTTGACGGTCAGGTTTTCGACGATTTCGATACGGTCAACCGGCTGGTCAACATTTCAGACATACGGACGGTCGAAGTCCTCAAAGACGGGGCCATCTACGGATCGCGGGGAGCCAACGGGGTCGTCATCATCACGACCAAAAGCAGTCGCCCGTAG
- a CDS encoding AMP-dependent synthetase/ligase → MKKTLIDLFEQSVRQYAANTFLLEKKESDTFLPMTYGEARGVVYNLGAGLVASGIRPREKVSILSEGRNDWILSELALLYAGAISVPLSVKLEESNDLLFRLTHAEVSAVFVSAVQLPKIRAIRSRLPLLRQVFVFDSQEGLQEGEMLLSDLTAAGKRYLEKNRESFLAIGKAIGNDDYATITYTSGTTSDPKGVVLTHRNYTANVEQALTRISIPSWFRTLIILPLDHCFAHVVGFYIMIACGASVATVQVGRTPMETLKNIPQNIREVKPHFLLSVPALARNFRKGIETSVRTKGKLTQRLFEIALRTSYLYNKDGYSRGTGAVAMLRPAVALFDRMLFRKVREAFGGQLQFIIGGGALLDTDMQRFFYAIGIPMYQGYGLSEATPIISTNAPAKHKFGSSGTLVQPLDIRITDENGKDLPAGVKGEIVVRGENVMAGYWKNPEATAETVKDGWLYTGDMGYMSEDGFLYVLGRFKSLLIAGDGEKYSPEGMEEAMSGQSPYIEQIMLHNNQNPYTVALLVPNREALRRRIPQELSAEEAARRAVGILRDELAAYKAGGIYAGQFPERWLPAAFAVLDEPFTEQNGLVNSTMKVIRGRVEKRYADRIEHLYTPEGKDVFNRRNLSVFLD, encoded by the coding sequence ATGAAAAAGACCCTGATTGACCTGTTCGAACAATCCGTAAGGCAATACGCTGCCAATACATTTTTGCTGGAGAAGAAAGAGAGCGATACGTTCCTGCCCATGACCTACGGTGAAGCCCGCGGTGTGGTTTATAATCTGGGAGCGGGACTGGTCGCTTCGGGTATTCGGCCACGGGAGAAAGTGTCGATTCTTTCCGAAGGCCGCAACGACTGGATATTGTCCGAACTGGCCCTGCTCTATGCCGGAGCGATCAGCGTTCCGCTCTCGGTCAAACTGGAGGAAAGCAACGATCTGCTTTTCCGGTTAACCCATGCGGAGGTCTCGGCCGTATTCGTTTCGGCCGTCCAGTTGCCGAAAATCCGGGCTATCCGCAGCCGTTTGCCGTTGCTCCGGCAGGTGTTCGTATTCGATTCACAGGAAGGCTTGCAGGAAGGCGAGATGCTGTTGTCCGACCTGACGGCGGCCGGGAAGAGGTATCTGGAAAAGAACCGGGAAAGTTTTCTGGCAATCGGGAAAGCGATCGGAAATGACGATTATGCGACGATTACCTATACTTCGGGGACCACATCCGATCCGAAAGGCGTCGTACTGACGCATCGCAACTATACCGCCAATGTGGAACAGGCGCTTACCCGCATCTCGATCCCGTCCTGGTTCCGCACGTTGATCATTCTTCCTTTGGACCACTGTTTCGCCCATGTGGTGGGATTTTATATCATGATCGCCTGCGGGGCCTCGGTAGCTACCGTACAGGTGGGCCGTACACCGATGGAGACCCTGAAAAACATCCCGCAGAACATCCGGGAAGTGAAACCTCATTTTCTGCTTTCGGTTCCGGCATTGGCCCGGAATTTCCGGAAAGGCATCGAAACGTCGGTCCGGACCAAGGGAAAATTGACCCAGCGATTGTTCGAGATAGCGTTGCGTACGTCATACCTGTATAATAAGGACGGATACTCCCGGGGAACGGGAGCGGTTGCCATGCTTCGTCCGGCCGTCGCGTTGTTCGACCGCATGCTGTTCCGGAAAGTGCGGGAGGCGTTCGGTGGCCAGCTGCAATTCATCATCGGCGGCGGGGCCCTGCTGGATACGGACATGCAACGGTTTTTCTATGCGATCGGAATTCCGATGTACCAGGGGTACGGTCTTTCGGAAGCCACGCCGATCATTTCGACGAACGCTCCCGCCAAACATAAGTTCGGTTCTTCAGGAACGCTCGTCCAACCGCTCGATATCCGGATTACGGACGAAAACGGAAAAGATCTGCCGGCGGGTGTCAAAGGTGAGATCGTCGTACGCGGAGAGAACGTCATGGCCGGATACTGGAAAAACCCGGAAGCGACGGCCGAAACGGTGAAAGACGGCTGGCTCTATACGGGCGATATGGGATATATGTCCGAAGATGGATTCCTGTACGTGCTGGGTCGTTTCAAAAGCCTGTTGATTGCAGGCGACGGGGAAAAATACAGCCCGGAGGGAATGGAAGAGGCGATGAGCGGACAGTCGCCCTACATCGAGCAGATCATGTTGCATAACAACCAGAATCCCTATACCGTGGCACTCCTTGTTCCCAATCGGGAGGCCCTGCGCCGCCGCATTCCACAGGAACTATCGGCCGAAGAGGCTGCCCGGCGTGCCGTCGGAATCCTGCGGGACGAATTGGCGGCATACAAGGCGGGGGGTATCTATGCGGGGCAATTCCCTGAACGATGGCTGCCGGCGGCCTTCGCCGTGCTCGACGAACCTTTTACGGAGCAGAACGGGTTGGTTAACAGCACGATGAAGGTGATTCGCGGGAGGGTGGAAAAACGTTACGCCGATCGAATCGAACATCTTTATACTCCAGAAGGAAAAGATGTCTTCAATCGGCGTAACCTTTCCGTATTTTTAGATTGA
- a CDS encoding MGH1-like glycoside hydrolase domain-containing protein: MKKLLLLTAVSAFLYSGLSAANNLPARTPANVKKYIKICRESIHRDMTGMFREAGDNLPYPFMAPGSQQYKDALWDWDSWMSNIVVRQILLEKGSEQESKDAIKYEQGCILNFLSFGSQDGWLPISIYKGRPVVKPKDPTTTNMHKPCLAQHAAFIVKNTDGDVEWLRDKFYHMQTFVNSYWNFHRNREANLYFWQSDNSIGVDNDPSTFYRPKRSSGSILLNTFMYKELLAMTYLAEQLNLGEIADIYRQRAEELKNSIQKYCWDEWTGFFYSVDFNLLPPDRGAEGISSHRGGPRTYPCLIQRFGVWSGFLPMWAGIATKEQAERMVNEHFKNEKTFNSPAGIRSLSKLEQMYNPMASGNPSSWLGPIWLNVQYFVWRGLVNYGYTEEARELAEKAIILCGWDFERFGALHEYYLPSNGEPVLNKGFQNWNFLVLNMAAWLEGKPYVVDF, encoded by the coding sequence ATGAAAAAACTCCTGTTACTGACCGCCGTTTCGGCATTTCTGTACAGCGGGCTCTCCGCTGCGAACAATCTTCCGGCCCGTACACCAGCCAATGTAAAAAAGTACATCAAAATCTGTCGGGAATCCATACATCGCGACATGACGGGCATGTTCCGCGAAGCGGGCGACAACCTACCGTACCCGTTCATGGCTCCCGGCAGCCAACAGTACAAGGATGCCTTATGGGACTGGGATTCCTGGATGAGCAATATCGTCGTACGCCAGATTCTGCTGGAAAAAGGATCGGAACAGGAGAGTAAGGATGCGATCAAATACGAACAGGGCTGTATCCTCAATTTCCTGAGTTTCGGCAGTCAGGACGGCTGGCTTCCCATCTCCATCTACAAGGGACGCCCCGTCGTGAAACCGAAAGACCCCACGACAACCAACATGCACAAGCCCTGCCTGGCCCAGCATGCCGCTTTCATCGTGAAAAACACGGACGGCGATGTGGAATGGCTCCGGGACAAGTTTTACCACATGCAGACTTTTGTCAACAGTTACTGGAATTTTCACCGGAACCGCGAGGCAAACCTTTATTTCTGGCAGTCGGACAACAGCATCGGTGTCGATAACGATCCCTCGACCTTCTACCGCCCCAAGCGCAGTTCGGGTTCGATCCTGCTCAATACGTTCATGTACAAGGAGCTGCTGGCCATGACCTATCTGGCTGAACAGCTGAATTTAGGCGAAATCGCCGACATCTACCGGCAGCGGGCCGAAGAGTTGAAAAATTCGATCCAGAAATATTGTTGGGACGAGTGGACCGGATTTTTTTACAGTGTGGACTTCAATCTGCTGCCGCCCGATCGCGGTGCCGAAGGAATCAGCTCTCACCGGGGCGGACCACGCACGTATCCCTGTCTGATTCAGCGGTTCGGCGTGTGGTCGGGATTCCTCCCCATGTGGGCGGGCATCGCCACCAAAGAACAAGCGGAACGCATGGTGAACGAACACTTTAAAAATGAAAAGACCTTCAACTCCCCCGCGGGTATCCGTTCGCTCTCGAAACTCGAACAGATGTACAATCCGATGGCTTCGGGCAATCCCTCGTCGTGGCTGGGCCCGATCTGGCTCAACGTACAGTATTTCGTATGGCGGGGACTGGTCAATTACGGCTATACGGAAGAGGCGCGCGAACTGGCTGAGAAGGCGATTATTCTGTGCGGATGGGATTTCGAACGATTCGGAGCCCTGCACGAGTATTACCTTCCCAGTAACGGGGAACCCGTTCTGAACAAAGGTTTCCAGAATTGGAATTTTCTCGTGCTCAACATGGCCGCATGGCTGGAAGGCAAGCCCTACGTCGTCGACTTCTAA
- a CDS encoding CDGSH iron-sulfur domain-containing protein, translated as MSKEQIEQGSVPADRKFRIRVDAQGPYLVFGRPPLSQQFIVPDGDGASWNFQPGRNFPMKEEPTALCRCGHSKDKPYCDGEHLHAEWNPELTASEHPLQEDAEVFEGPTLSLSDNESYCAFARFCDARGRVWNLVGESDDPAAREATVWEANHCPGARLSAWDNQTQQPFEPRYEPSLGLIEDPAIRCSAALWVRGGIRIERPDGYVYEIRNRVALCRCGASSNKPYCDGTHASVKFRDGLGGEPSGEKY; from the coding sequence ATGAGTAAAGAACAGATCGAACAGGGCTCCGTGCCTGCAGACAGAAAATTCCGTATCAGAGTCGATGCCCAGGGACCCTATCTCGTTTTCGGCCGGCCGCCACTGAGTCAGCAGTTCATTGTACCGGACGGGGATGGTGCCAGCTGGAATTTTCAGCCCGGTCGAAATTTTCCCATGAAGGAAGAACCTACGGCATTGTGCCGTTGCGGACATTCGAAGGATAAACCCTATTGCGACGGGGAGCATCTGCATGCCGAATGGAATCCGGAATTGACCGCTTCGGAACATCCCCTGCAAGAGGATGCCGAGGTGTTCGAAGGCCCTACACTTTCCCTTTCCGACAATGAAAGCTATTGTGCATTCGCCCGCTTTTGCGATGCGAGAGGCAGGGTGTGGAATCTGGTCGGAGAATCGGATGATCCTGCGGCCCGGGAAGCTACCGTTTGGGAGGCGAACCATTGTCCGGGAGCCCGTCTCAGTGCATGGGACAATCAGACGCAACAACCTTTCGAGCCTCGTTACGAGCCGAGTCTGGGGCTGATCGAAGATCCGGCCATCCGTTGCAGTGCAGCGCTTTGGGTGCGGGGAGGCATTCGTATTGAGCGCCCTGACGGATATGTTTACGAAATCCGCAACCGGGTCGCTCTTTGCCGATGCGGAGCCTCTTCCAATAAACCGTATTGCGACGGAACGCATGCTTCCGTCAAATTCAGAGACGGGCTGGGCGGCGAACCGAGCGGTGAAAAATATTGA
- a CDS encoding aldo/keto reductase, which yields MQYEATQNRYDGMEYRRCGRSGIKLPAISLGLWQNFGDGDDFARNEEIVLSAFDRGITYFDLANNYGPPPGSAETNFGRIFSRNLKSYRNEVIVATKAGYTMWEGPYGDWGSRKYLVASCDQSLRRMGLDYVDIFYSHRYDPHTPLEETMQALDYIVRSGRALYAALSNYPVEQFVRAAGILRDLGTPCLAHQIRYSMLVRETGDSLFGAQRDEGVGCVSFSPLAQGLLTGKYLDGIPAGSRASRHGSLSEEFISENIGKVRSLNDMALHRGQTLAQMAIAWQLTDNRVTSVLVGVSSKEQLSDNLAALSNRTFSSDELGRIDEILAR from the coding sequence ATGCAATACGAAGCGACCCAGAACCGCTACGACGGAATGGAATACCGCCGTTGCGGCCGCAGCGGAATCAAATTGCCGGCCATATCGCTCGGCCTGTGGCAGAACTTCGGCGACGGCGACGATTTTGCCCGCAACGAAGAGATCGTCCTCTCGGCTTTCGACCGGGGGATCACCTATTTCGACCTGGCCAACAACTACGGACCTCCCCCCGGAAGCGCGGAAACCAATTTCGGCCGTATTTTCTCCCGGAATCTGAAGTCCTACCGCAATGAGGTCATCGTTGCCACGAAAGCGGGTTACACCATGTGGGAAGGCCCTTACGGAGACTGGGGTTCCCGCAAATATCTGGTGGCGAGTTGCGATCAAAGCCTTCGCCGCATGGGGCTCGATTACGTGGACATTTTCTACTCGCACCGCTACGATCCGCACACGCCGTTGGAGGAGACGATGCAGGCCCTCGACTACATCGTCCGGTCGGGACGCGCTCTGTACGCGGCTCTTTCGAACTACCCGGTCGAACAGTTCGTGCGGGCCGCAGGTATCCTCCGCGACCTGGGAACGCCCTGCCTGGCCCACCAGATCCGCTATTCGATGTTGGTCCGAGAGACGGGGGATTCGCTTTTCGGAGCCCAGCGGGACGAAGGAGTGGGGTGCGTCTCGTTCTCTCCGCTGGCGCAGGGGCTTCTGACCGGAAAATATCTCGACGGCATTCCCGCCGGTTCCCGCGCTTCGCGCCATGGTTCACTCAGCGAAGAGTTCATCTCCGAAAACATCGGAAAAGTCCGATCCCTGAATGACATGGCCCTGCACCGGGGACAGACGCTGGCCCAAATGGCGATCGCATGGCAACTGACCGACAATCGTGTGACTAGCGTACTGGTCGGTGTCAGTTCGAAAGAGCAGCTCTCGGACAATCTGGCCGCCCTCAGCAACCGAACGTTCAGCAGCGATGAACTAGGCCGCATCGACGAGATACTCGCCCGATAA
- the lepA gene encoding translation elongation factor 4 encodes MKNIRNFCIIAHIDHGKSTLADRLLETTKTLSERELQAQVLDNMDLEREKGITIKSHAIQMEYVRGEEKYILNLIDTPGHVDFSYEVSRAIASCEGALLVVDATQGIQAQTISNLYLALGHDLEIIPVLNKIDMEAAMVEEVKDQIVDLLGCKREEILAASGKTGEGVDTILEAIVDRIPAPKGDDRAPLQALIFDSVFNSFRGIIAYFRVFNGTIRKGDKVKFFNTGSEYTADEIGVLKLKMSPRDEIRAGDVGYIISGIKTSTDVKVGDTVTHIDRPCSEAIAGFEDVKPMVFAGLYPVDSDQYEDLRASLEKLQLNDASLTFDPESSLALGFGFRCGFLGLLHMEIIQERLYREFNMDVITTVPNVSYKVHTTKGEVIDVHNPSGLPEPTLISHIDEPYILAQIITKTEYLGNVMKLCIDKRGILKNQVFITQDRVEVNFDMPLSEIVFDFYDKLKSISRGYASFDYHMTDYKLSKLAKLDILLNGEQVDALSSLIYSDHAYDFGRKMCEKLKELIPRQQFDIAIQAAIGAKIIARETVKAVRKDVTAKCYGGDISRKRKLLEKQKKGKKRMRQVGNVEVPQEAFLAVLKMD; translated from the coding sequence ATGAAAAACATACGTAATTTCTGCATCATAGCCCACATCGACCACGGCAAAAGCACACTTGCCGACCGCCTGCTGGAAACGACGAAAACCCTTTCCGAACGGGAACTCCAGGCGCAGGTGCTCGACAACATGGATCTGGAACGGGAAAAGGGTATCACGATCAAGAGTCACGCCATCCAGATGGAATACGTGCGCGGAGAGGAAAAGTACATTCTCAATCTGATCGACACTCCCGGACACGTGGACTTCTCGTACGAGGTATCGCGTGCCATCGCTTCCTGCGAAGGGGCGCTGTTGGTAGTGGATGCCACACAGGGCATTCAGGCCCAGACCATTTCGAACCTCTACCTGGCTCTGGGGCACGATCTGGAGATCATTCCCGTGCTCAACAAGATCGACATGGAGGCTGCTATGGTGGAAGAAGTCAAGGATCAGATCGTGGACCTGCTAGGCTGCAAACGGGAAGAGATTCTCGCTGCATCGGGCAAGACGGGGGAAGGGGTCGATACGATTCTCGAAGCGATCGTGGACCGTATTCCCGCCCCGAAAGGCGATGACCGGGCCCCGTTGCAGGCGCTGATCTTCGATTCGGTATTCAACTCTTTCCGGGGAATCATCGCCTATTTCCGCGTATTCAACGGGACGATCCGGAAAGGCGACAAGGTGAAGTTCTTCAATACTGGCAGCGAATATACGGCCGACGAGATCGGCGTACTGAAACTGAAAATGAGTCCGCGCGACGAAATCCGCGCCGGCGACGTAGGGTACATCATTTCCGGCATCAAAACCTCTACCGACGTGAAAGTGGGGGATACCGTGACGCATATCGACCGCCCGTGCAGCGAAGCCATCGCAGGATTCGAAGACGTGAAGCCGATGGTTTTCGCAGGGCTCTATCCCGTAGATTCCGACCAGTACGAGGACCTGCGGGCCTCGCTGGAAAAACTGCAGCTGAACGATGCTTCACTGACGTTCGATCCCGAAAGTTCGCTGGCCCTCGGCTTCGGCTTCCGGTGCGGCTTCCTCGGTCTGCTTCACATGGAAATCATTCAGGAGCGGCTTTACAGAGAGTTCAACATGGATGTCATCACGACCGTCCCGAACGTCTCCTACAAAGTGCATACGACCAAAGGCGAAGTGATCGACGTGCACAACCCGTCGGGACTTCCCGAGCCCACGTTAATCAGCCACATAGACGAGCCCTATATCCTGGCCCAGATCATTACCAAAACCGAATATCTGGGCAATGTAATGAAACTCTGCATCGACAAACGGGGGATTCTCAAAAACCAGGTATTCATCACGCAGGATCGGGTAGAGGTCAATTTCGACATGCCTCTGTCCGAGATCGTCTTTGACTTTTACGACAAGCTGAAAAGCATTTCGCGCGGTTATGCCTCTTTCGATTACCACATGACGGACTACAAGCTGAGCAAACTGGCCAAGCTGGATATTCTGCTCAATGGGGAGCAGGTGGATGCCCTCTCTTCGCTCATATATAGCGACCATGCCTATGATTTCGGGCGTAAGATGTGCGAAAAACTCAAGGAACTGATCCCCCGTCAGCAGTTCGACATTGCGATCCAGGCAGCCATTGGTGCCAAGATCATTGCCAGGGAAACCGTCAAGGCCGTGCGCAAGGACGTGACGGCCAAATGTTACGGAGGCGACATATCACGAAAACGGAAGTTGCTCGAAAAGCAGAAAAAAGGAAAGAAACGCATGCGTCAGGTAGGTAATGTGGAAGTTCCGCAGGAGGCGTTCCTCGCCGTTCTGAAAATGGACTGA
- a CDS encoding aspartate kinase family protein, translated as MLTIPNAVEEVIKKKPFLEGALVEGLVNLSALARQLKPEIEKKVGKEVNDSAVIMALNRLVPRLELMSAMKFKKVVENIGDIIVRSNLADYAFVNSPTLYERQAALLDRVRSMKDVFCTFSQGIYETTLVVSNTIVPLVDEIFASEHNIAQTHNLSSITVKLPAENTVCPGVYYYIFKELAWDNINISEVISTTNEFTVVVSDEDIHRAFTILMEAKRQASF; from the coding sequence ATGTTAACCATTCCCAACGCAGTAGAAGAAGTCATCAAAAAGAAGCCCTTTCTGGAGGGGGCTTTGGTGGAAGGGCTCGTCAATCTCTCGGCACTGGCCCGCCAACTCAAACCCGAAATCGAAAAGAAAGTCGGGAAAGAGGTCAACGATAGTGCCGTCATTATGGCTCTGAACCGGTTGGTCCCGCGGCTCGAATTGATGTCCGCCATGAAATTCAAGAAAGTGGTCGAAAATATCGGCGACATCATCGTACGCTCCAATCTGGCGGATTACGCATTCGTCAATTCGCCCACGCTCTACGAACGGCAGGCTGCTCTGCTCGATCGGGTGCGCAGCATGAAAGACGTTTTCTGCACCTTTTCGCAGGGAATCTATGAAACGACGCTCGTGGTGAGCAACACGATCGTGCCACTGGTCGATGAAATCTTCGCAAGCGAACACAATATCGCCCAGACCCACAACCTTTCGTCCATCACGGTCAAACTGCCTGCGGAAAATACGGTTTGCCCCGGTGTGTATTACTATATATTTAAAGAGTTGGCGTGGGACAACATCAATATCTCGGAAGTGATCAGCACGACCAACGAATTTACGGTAGTGGTAAGCGACGAGGACATTCATCGTGCCTTTACCATTCTGATGGAGGCCAAACGACAGGCCAGCTTCTAA
- a CDS encoding aspartate kinase, whose protein sequence is MKVLKFGGTSVGSAENMRKVALIVKREGAKITVLSAMSGTTDALVRIVKLAGKKGPLDPIEEELAMLSEKYTTCIENLLRSHKETALDRMNEALKTIRREVSDFRGSVSERIIIARGELLTSAIFTYYLQELGMKAELLHAPGFMHTDGESKVDTGLLKEKLSVLTAGDADTYYITQGFICSNASGEIDNLGRGGSDYSAALMGAAIGAGEVQIWTDIDGMHNNDPRFVENTYPIRRMSFDEAAELAYFGAKILHPATIQPCKDQDIPVLLKNTMDPDAPGTTISHEEDTQRDFHAVAAKDGITVIRIYSTRMLMAYGFLRKVFEIFEEHKTPIDMITTSEVAVSLTIDSDCHLDAIVRELNALGTIEIERNNTIVCIVGHMDHTQTGLAARIMESVAGVPIKMISYGASHRSIAMLVETHYKKEILQSINDKLFIRC, encoded by the coding sequence ATTAAGGTTTTGAAGTTCGGAGGCACTTCCGTGGGATCGGCAGAGAATATGCGGAAAGTGGCCCTGATCGTAAAGCGGGAGGGGGCGAAAATCACGGTGCTGTCGGCCATGTCCGGAACAACGGACGCGCTGGTCCGAATCGTGAAACTGGCCGGAAAGAAAGGCCCTCTGGACCCGATCGAAGAGGAGCTGGCAATGCTGTCCGAAAAATACACGACCTGCATCGAAAACCTGTTGCGCAGCCACAAGGAAACCGCATTGGACCGGATGAACGAAGCGCTGAAGACGATTCGTCGGGAGGTATCCGATTTCCGAGGGTCTGTTTCCGAACGTATCATCATAGCCCGGGGCGAATTGCTGACTTCTGCCATATTCACCTATTATTTGCAGGAACTGGGGATGAAGGCCGAGCTGCTTCATGCTCCCGGATTCATGCACACCGACGGAGAATCGAAAGTGGATACGGGTCTGTTGAAGGAAAAACTGTCAGTCCTGACCGCCGGAGATGCGGATACCTATTATATAACCCAGGGATTTATTTGCAGCAATGCCTCCGGCGAAATCGACAATCTGGGCCGAGGGGGAAGCGATTATAGCGCGGCCCTGATGGGTGCGGCCATCGGTGCCGGAGAGGTGCAGATATGGACCGATATCGACGGAATGCACAACAACGATCCGAGGTTCGTGGAAAACACCTATCCCATTCGACGGATGAGTTTCGACGAAGCGGCCGAGTTGGCTTATTTCGGGGCAAAAATCCTGCATCCGGCGACCATTCAGCCCTGTAAGGATCAAGATATTCCCGTGCTGCTCAAAAATACGATGGACCCGGATGCTCCGGGCACGACCATTTCCCATGAAGAGGATACGCAGCGTGATTTCCATGCCGTTGCGGCCAAGGACGGCATCACGGTGATCCGCATCTATTCGACCCGGATGCTGATGGCGTACGGTTTTCTGAGGAAGGTATTTGAAATTTTCGAGGAGCATAAGACCCCGATCGACATGATTACCACTTCGGAAGTGGCTGTATCCCTGACTATCGACAGTGATTGTCATTTGGATGCGATCGTCCGGGAACTCAATGCGCTGGGAACGATCGAGATCGAGCGGAATAATACGATCGTCTGCATCGTGGGCCACATGGACCATACCCAGACGGGATTGGCTGCCCGGATCATGGAAAGCGTGGCGGGTGTGCCGATAAAAATGATTTCTTATGGTGCCAGCCATCGGAGCATCGCCATGCTGGTGGAGACCCACTATAAAAAAGAGATATTGCAAAGCATTAACGACAAACTGTTTATCCGATGTTAA
- the lysA gene encoding diaminopimelate decarboxylase, which produces MLSRKIADRLAVYPTPFYLYDIDLLRETLRRAVGESSRYGYKIHYALKANFDPRILREALQAGLGVDCVSGNEVRYAIEAGCPASGVVYAGVGKSDKEIMYSLEQGIFAFNCESRHELEIINELAAGLGKVARVALRINPDVDPMTHRYISTGQADSKFGISYKEIEEVAARLPELKNIEIVGLHFHIGSQIRELRVFEYLCLRVNTLWQWFTDHGFRLKHVNLGGGLGINYDQPESELVPDFATYFSIFNEYLKIDSSVEVHFELGRSLVGQCGELISRVLYNKVTAGGKNVAIVDASMTELIRPALYQAHHAIENLTPGAGETLYTIAGTVCESSDIFARDVRMPELRRGDLVSIKSAGAYGSAMASRYNLHDLPEAVYSDSL; this is translated from the coding sequence ATGTTAAGCCGTAAGATCGCCGACAGACTGGCTGTCTATCCCACTCCTTTTTACCTGTACGACATTGACCTGCTCCGTGAAACCTTGCGGCGGGCAGTTGGAGAGTCGTCCCGGTACGGTTACAAAATACATTATGCATTGAAAGCCAATTTCGATCCCCGCATTCTTCGCGAAGCGTTGCAAGCCGGCTTGGGAGTCGATTGCGTCAGCGGCAACGAAGTCCGGTATGCGATCGAAGCGGGGTGTCCTGCTTCGGGAGTCGTGTATGCCGGTGTCGGGAAGAGCGACAAGGAGATAATGTACAGCCTGGAACAGGGAATTTTCGCATTCAACTGTGAATCCCGGCATGAATTGGAGATCATCAATGAGTTGGCTGCCGGTTTGGGAAAGGTGGCCAGGGTGGCGTTGCGGATCAATCCAGACGTCGATCCGATGACTCACCGCTATATCTCCACCGGTCAGGCGGACAGCAAGTTCGGCATCTCCTACAAGGAGATCGAGGAAGTGGCCGCCCGGTTGCCGGAGCTGAAAAATATAGAGATCGTAGGTCTTCATTTCCATATCGGATCACAGATCAGGGAACTGCGTGTGTTCGAATATCTCTGTCTGCGGGTCAATACGCTGTGGCAGTGGTTCACGGATCACGGTTTCCGGCTGAAACACGTCAACCTGGGGGGCGGTCTGGGAATCAATTACGATCAGCCGGAAAGCGAACTGGTTCCCGATTTCGCCACCTATTTTTCCATTTTCAATGAATATCTGAAAATAGATTCTTCGGTGGAAGTCCACTTCGAACTGGGCCGTTCGCTGGTGGGGCAATGCGGGGAACTGATCTCCAGAGTGCTGTATAACAAGGTGACGGCGGGAGGGAAAAATGTGGCCATTGTCGATGCCAGCATGACCGAGTTGATCCGCCCGGCCCTTTACCAGGCTCATCATGCGATAGAAAATCTGACTCCGGGGGCCGGAGAGACGTTATACACCATTGCCGGAACGGTGTGCGAATCGTCGGATATCTTCGCCCGGGATGTCCGGATGCCCGAACTGAGGCGCGGCGATCTTGTTTCGATCAAGTCGGCCGGAGCCTACGGCAGTGCCATGGCTTCGCGGTACAACCTGCACGATCTGCCGGAAGCCGTTTACAGCGATTCGTTGTAA